From the Leptospira biflexa serovar Patoc strain 'Patoc 1 (Paris)' genome, one window contains:
- a CDS encoding MarR family winged helix-turn-helix transcriptional regulator, translating into MHRLQNLKQSRRISKSLSKVKSSKEEVLLLKNQICFSMYSSMHRLMKLYRPLLADLGLTYPQYLVMLVMWEEKISTVSKIGDKLQLDSGTLTPLLKRLEQMELLDRMRNPNDERSVNIVLSKKGKSLRDKAKLIPEKIFCLSGIEETQANQLKVILDHIGY; encoded by the coding sequence ATGCACCGATTACAAAACCTGAAGCAATCGAGAAGGATATCGAAAAGCTTGTCCAAGGTTAAATCATCGAAAGAAGAGGTTCTTTTGTTGAAGAACCAAATTTGTTTTTCGATGTATTCCTCAATGCATCGATTGATGAAACTCTATCGTCCGCTTCTTGCGGACCTAGGGTTAACTTATCCGCAATACCTGGTTATGCTTGTTATGTGGGAAGAGAAAATTTCGACTGTCAGTAAAATAGGGGATAAACTCCAACTGGATTCGGGAACCTTGACACCACTCCTTAAACGTTTGGAACAAATGGAACTATTGGATCGAATGCGAAATCCAAACGATGAACGAAGCGTGAATATCGTATTATCAAAAAAAGGAAAATCCTTACGCGATAAAGCGAAATTGATTCCTGAAAAAATATTTTGTTTGTCGGGGATCGAAGAAACGCAAGCGAATCAATTGAAAGTGATTTTGGATCATATTGGATACTAG
- the atpE gene encoding ATP synthase F0 subunit C — MEFGLGYIAVGLAAGLALLGAGIGIGRIGGSVAESISRQPEAAGKIQLVLYVAAGMIEGAALFAVVIALLIALKLNGSIDKTIGAGATKVEQGQ, encoded by the coding sequence ATGGAATTCGGTTTAGGATACATCGCAGTAGGACTCGCAGCAGGACTTGCATTACTTGGTGCAGGAATCGGTATTGGTAGAATTGGTGGATCAGTGGCAGAAAGCATTAGCCGCCAACCAGAAGCAGCGGGAAAGATCCAACTCGTTCTTTACGTAGCAGCAGGTATGATTGAAGGTGCAGCACTTTTCGCAGTGGTAATCGCTCTTCTTATCGCGCTCAAACTCAATGGCTCAATTGACAAAACAATTGGTGCTGGTGCCACTAAAGTAGAACAAGGACAATAG
- a CDS encoding F0F1 ATP synthase subunit B has protein sequence MVLLAASGFNLLKVNPGLVIWTLVTFSVVVFVLKKFAWDKILHALEERASGIQGDINKAESLRVEAEKSLKEYKDQLFKATEEAHRIVDEAKKDAVALRTKLTEEAHNEVKGIKDSAVREIELAKGRALSEIQNQIVEMSVLIASEILEKQLKKEDYASFVEKEIAKLDKLKIK, from the coding sequence TTGGTACTCCTCGCGGCTTCCGGCTTCAATTTGCTGAAAGTCAATCCGGGTCTGGTCATCTGGACCCTGGTCACTTTCTCAGTTGTTGTCTTCGTTCTTAAAAAATTTGCATGGGACAAGATCCTTCATGCTCTCGAAGAACGTGCTTCCGGCATCCAAGGTGATATCAACAAAGCAGAATCTCTTCGTGTTGAAGCAGAAAAGTCTTTAAAAGAATACAAAGACCAACTCTTCAAAGCAACAGAAGAAGCACACAGAATTGTCGATGAAGCTAAGAAAGATGCAGTTGCTCTCCGCACAAAGTTGACGGAAGAAGCACACAATGAAGTAAAAGGAATCAAAGACAGCGCTGTTCGCGAAATCGAACTTGCCAAAGGCAGAGCTTTGTCTGAAATCCAAAACCAAATTGTGGAAATGTCCGTTCTCATCGCGAGTGAGATCTTGGAGAAACAATTGAAGAAGGAAGACTATGCTTCCTTTGTCGAAAAAGAGATCGCAAAACTCGATAAACTTAAAATCAAATGA
- the atpH gene encoding ATP synthase F1 subunit delta, which produces MSLNQISKVYATALLELAQEANSLESTEEELSSLVGVFFSDDTIRHYFLSPLVDPSEKEQTAAKSVQGKASEIVANFITLVVRKNRFLYLKDILEDYRSGVDRLKNRSSLRIVSKDSLGKEAVDQITKSISSKFGREVRVTEHTDLNLIGGFKIYIDDFLIDASIRAKLAGTREALLQKKIPVGAFE; this is translated from the coding sequence ATGAGTCTGAACCAAATTTCAAAGGTTTACGCAACGGCACTTTTGGAGTTAGCACAAGAAGCTAACTCACTTGAGTCAACGGAAGAGGAATTATCAAGCTTAGTTGGTGTTTTCTTTTCCGATGACACAATACGCCATTATTTTCTTTCTCCGTTAGTTGATCCTTCTGAGAAAGAACAAACTGCCGCAAAGTCAGTTCAAGGAAAGGCATCAGAAATTGTTGCCAATTTCATTACTCTTGTGGTTCGAAAAAATCGTTTCCTTTACCTAAAGGACATTTTGGAAGATTACCGATCAGGTGTAGACCGACTTAAAAATCGTAGTTCACTTCGTATCGTTTCCAAAGATTCATTAGGAAAAGAAGCAGTAGATCAAATCACTAAGTCCATCTCTTCCAAGTTCGGACGCGAAGTTCGTGTCACAGAACATACGGATCTTAACCTCATCGGTGGATTCAAAATCTATATAGACGACTTTTTAATCGATGCCTCAATCCGTGCAAAACTTGCCGGAACCCGTGAGGCTCTCCTCCAAAAGAAAATCCCAGTCGGAGCATTTGAATGA
- the atpA gene encoding F0F1 ATP synthase subunit alpha: MKIKTDEVTSVLKQEIKNFKKDLQVEEVGTVLEVGDGIARVYGLTNVMSGELVEFQNGVRGQAFNLEENSVGVVIFGDYIKIEEGFSVKRVGKIFEVPVGPELLGRVLNPLGEVIDGKGPLNAKKTRPVESPAPGIAMRKSVHEPMQTGIKAIDAMIPIGRGQRELIIGDRGTGKTSIAIDTIINQKGKGVICVYVAIGQKASTVASTIEMLREKGALEYTIIVSANASEPAPMLYIAPYSGATMAEYFMYEEGKATLVVYDDLSKQAVAYRQMSLLLRRPPGREAYPGDVFYLHSRLLERAAKLDDKFGGGSMTALPIIETQEGEVSAYIPTNVISITDGQIYLQSNLFASGLRPAVDVGISVSRVGSAAQIKAMKKVAGTLKSDLAQFRDLEAFAQLGTELDPVTQAQLDRGYRVLEILKQPNNSPTPVEEQVISIFAVTKGFMDVVPTAKVREFEAFLLKTMREQHPEILEEIRTAKEVKQEAALQKTIKSIVEHFLAKNN, translated from the coding sequence ATGAAAATTAAAACAGACGAAGTAACGTCGGTACTAAAACAAGAAATTAAAAACTTCAAGAAAGACCTCCAAGTAGAAGAGGTTGGAACAGTTCTCGAAGTCGGGGACGGGATTGCGCGGGTTTACGGACTCACAAACGTAATGTCAGGAGAGCTCGTTGAATTCCAAAATGGAGTTCGAGGCCAAGCCTTCAACTTAGAAGAAAATTCAGTTGGGGTTGTTATCTTTGGTGATTATATCAAAATTGAAGAAGGTTTTTCTGTAAAACGTGTGGGAAAAATCTTCGAAGTTCCAGTAGGACCAGAACTTCTTGGTCGAGTGCTAAACCCACTTGGGGAAGTGATCGATGGAAAAGGCCCCTTAAACGCAAAAAAAACAAGACCAGTTGAGTCACCAGCTCCTGGGATTGCGATGAGAAAATCAGTTCACGAACCAATGCAAACAGGGATCAAAGCGATTGACGCAATGATTCCAATCGGTCGTGGACAACGAGAGCTCATCATTGGGGATCGCGGAACAGGAAAAACTTCCATCGCGATCGACACGATCATCAATCAAAAAGGAAAAGGGGTCATCTGCGTTTATGTAGCGATCGGTCAAAAAGCATCTACTGTTGCTTCCACCATCGAAATGTTACGCGAAAAAGGGGCATTAGAATATACGATCATCGTATCGGCTAACGCATCGGAACCTGCTCCTATGTTATACATTGCACCTTACTCTGGTGCGACGATGGCTGAATACTTTATGTATGAAGAAGGGAAAGCAACACTTGTTGTGTATGATGACCTTTCGAAACAAGCAGTAGCATACCGCCAAATGTCACTTTTACTTCGCCGCCCACCAGGTCGTGAAGCATACCCTGGTGACGTATTTTACCTTCACTCTCGTCTACTTGAAAGAGCAGCGAAACTCGATGATAAATTTGGTGGTGGGTCTATGACTGCACTCCCTATCATTGAAACACAAGAAGGGGAAGTTTCTGCCTACATTCCAACAAACGTAATCTCCATCACCGATGGTCAGATCTACCTCCAATCCAACCTGTTTGCATCGGGCCTTCGCCCTGCGGTGGACGTGGGGATTTCTGTATCACGAGTTGGATCTGCTGCACAAATCAAAGCGATGAAAAAAGTTGCAGGAACTCTGAAGTCAGACCTCGCACAGTTCCGTGACTTGGAAGCGTTTGCACAGTTAGGAACAGAACTTGACCCAGTGACACAAGCACAGCTGGATCGTGGTTACCGAGTTCTTGAAATTTTAAAACAACCAAACAACTCTCCAACGCCTGTAGAAGAACAAGTGATTTCCATCTTCGCTGTAACAAAAGGATTTATGGATGTGGTTCCTACTGCAAAAGTAAGAGAATTCGAAGCGTTTCTTTTGAAAACAATGAGAGAGCAACACCCAGAAATTTTGGAAGAGATCAGAACTGCTAAAGAAGTAAAACAAGAAGCAGCTCTGCAAAAAACAATCAAATCGATTGTAGAACATTTTTTAGCAAAGAATAATTAA
- a CDS encoding P-II family nitrogen regulator, whose protein sequence is MKLVIAIIQPHKLEEVKNELTKNEIYRLTVSDVQGYGQQKGKTEVFRGHEYQVNLLRKVRLEIAVNDEFVKPTVDAILKAAKTGPEGKIGDGKIFVMPLEEVIRIRSGERGNKAI, encoded by the coding sequence ATGAAATTAGTAATTGCAATCATACAACCACACAAACTGGAAGAAGTTAAAAATGAACTAACCAAAAACGAAATCTATCGCCTAACAGTGAGTGATGTCCAAGGGTATGGCCAACAAAAAGGGAAAACAGAAGTATTCCGTGGACATGAATACCAAGTCAACCTACTTAGAAAAGTACGGTTGGAAATTGCTGTGAATGATGAATTCGTAAAACCCACTGTAGATGCCATTTTAAAGGCCGCTAAAACAGGACCGGAAGGCAAAATCGGAGATGGCAAAATCTTTGTGATGCCTCTTGAAGAAGTGATTCGCATTCGAAGTGGTGAACGAGGAAACAAAGCGATTTAA
- a CDS encoding ammonium transporter, whose product MNVQMVLRPVLFGFLLLLPNILLAEGETGTVNPIDKSDTTWMLVSSALVFFMIPGLSLFYGGIVRSKNVLSTMMHSFVAMIVMTLQWTIFGYSFAFSGENPYIGNFDLAFLDGIDLNSTKGSIPTYVHFLFQGMFALITPALISGAIAERIKLSAYILFILVWSTLVYDPVAHWVWADSGWLFNMNALDFAGGTVVHLISGIAGLSAAIVIGKRKGDPGLLTHPNNMTYTLLGSGLLWFGWFGFNAGSGLAVNGLAARAFLVTLIAPAAAGASWLLIEWYHTKKATALGAASGIVAGLVVITPASGFVGIKGALIMGVLVSPVCYLAILLKGKLKYDDTLDAFGIHGAGGALGAILTGIFALELAEGMTFESQMIAQLISVIATGFYSFVVSYILALIIERTIGFRIEEDKEITGLDQEIHGEKGYDIR is encoded by the coding sequence ATGAATGTACAAATGGTCTTACGACCTGTTTTGTTTGGTTTTCTGTTGCTTTTACCAAATATCCTTTTGGCAGAGGGCGAAACAGGAACGGTCAATCCAATCGATAAATCAGACACTACCTGGATGTTAGTTTCATCTGCTTTGGTCTTTTTTATGATCCCTGGGCTTTCTTTATTTTATGGCGGAATCGTTCGATCGAAAAATGTTCTATCAACGATGATGCATAGTTTTGTTGCCATGATTGTAATGACATTGCAATGGACAATTTTTGGGTATAGCTTTGCATTCTCAGGTGAAAATCCTTATATAGGGAATTTTGATTTAGCTTTCTTAGATGGAATCGATTTGAATTCAACAAAAGGATCCATACCTACTTATGTACACTTTTTATTCCAAGGTATGTTTGCTCTTATCACTCCTGCTCTCATATCTGGGGCAATCGCCGAAAGAATTAAACTATCTGCTTATATATTATTTATACTCGTATGGTCTACGTTAGTGTATGATCCCGTTGCGCATTGGGTTTGGGCAGATTCTGGATGGTTATTCAACATGAATGCTTTGGATTTTGCAGGGGGAACTGTCGTACATTTAATTTCAGGGATAGCTGGACTCTCCGCTGCAATAGTCATAGGCAAACGAAAAGGTGATCCTGGTCTTCTCACTCATCCAAATAACATGACTTATACGCTCCTTGGATCTGGTTTGTTGTGGTTTGGTTGGTTTGGTTTTAATGCAGGCTCTGGCCTTGCAGTCAATGGTTTAGCAGCAAGAGCATTTTTAGTAACACTAATTGCACCTGCGGCCGCAGGCGCCAGTTGGTTGTTAATTGAATGGTACCATACAAAAAAAGCAACCGCACTCGGAGCAGCCTCTGGAATTGTAGCAGGTCTAGTCGTAATCACACCTGCTTCTGGTTTTGTAGGGATCAAAGGTGCATTGATCATGGGTGTCCTTGTTTCACCAGTTTGTTATTTGGCAATCCTTCTCAAAGGAAAATTGAAATATGACGATACCTTGGATGCATTTGGAATCCATGGTGCAGGTGGGGCACTTGGCGCCATTCTAACAGGTATCTTTGCATTAGAATTGGCAGAGGGAATGACATTTGAAAGCCAAATGATCGCACAATTGATCAGTGTCATCGCGACTGGTTTTTATTCCTTTGTTGTTTCTTACATACTTGCTCTCATCATTGAGAGAACAATTGGATTTAGAATTGAAGAAGACAAAGAAATCACGGGCCTCGACCAAGAGATCCATGGTGAAAAAGGATACGATATCAGGTAA
- the atpB gene encoding F0F1 ATP synthase subunit A, producing the protein MYLRAISVENKSKYRFFLSFLLVFSLSFTNVFANDSEGHSSDEGFDFSEVMAHHLGDAPIFPLNFGGTIVTEGQPGYDAENHDVFVNHDGVKYHYVGGLDLHITKRVTMMWIACFFMFLVFIPAANLISKNPKKVHNKFTSGVEAFVSYLKENVVDSSLDHHGHSYYHYIFSLFFFILFCNLFGLIPSVGELTVAASDGLVALGVMDHTPHALHTFGEVWSGITPTGDISVTLSLASITLLTIYGTAFSYQGISFVAHAVPKGVPLLLWPLMWALEFIVTHIARSFALTMRLLANMTAGHVMILALLGFIFMSESWLIAPVSVLSSVLIYFLELLVAFLQAFIFSLLTTVFIGTVMHRH; encoded by the coding sequence TTGTATTTGCGAGCTATTTCAGTGGAAAATAAGTCTAAATATCGGTTTTTTTTATCATTTTTATTAGTTTTTTCCCTTAGTTTTACGAATGTTTTTGCAAACGATTCGGAAGGGCACAGCTCTGATGAGGGCTTCGATTTCAGCGAAGTGATGGCGCACCACTTAGGTGATGCTCCCATCTTCCCTCTCAACTTCGGTGGCACAATTGTCACAGAAGGCCAACCTGGTTACGATGCGGAAAACCATGATGTGTTTGTGAACCACGATGGAGTGAAGTATCACTACGTTGGTGGACTTGACTTACATATCACCAAACGAGTGACCATGATGTGGATTGCTTGTTTCTTTATGTTTCTCGTTTTTATCCCAGCGGCAAACCTGATCTCTAAGAACCCAAAAAAGGTTCACAATAAATTCACATCAGGTGTAGAAGCATTTGTAAGTTACTTAAAAGAAAACGTTGTGGACTCCTCACTCGACCACCACGGACATTCGTATTACCACTACATCTTCTCATTGTTTTTCTTTATCCTTTTCTGTAACTTGTTTGGCCTCATCCCATCGGTTGGTGAGCTTACAGTTGCCGCATCGGATGGACTTGTTGCTCTTGGTGTTATGGACCACACACCCCACGCACTCCATACATTCGGAGAAGTTTGGTCAGGCATCACACCAACAGGGGACATTAGTGTTACCCTTTCACTTGCATCCATTACCTTACTCACTATTTACGGAACCGCATTCTCTTACCAAGGGATCTCCTTCGTAGCCCATGCTGTTCCTAAGGGTGTTCCTCTTTTACTATGGCCACTCATGTGGGCATTGGAATTTATCGTAACTCACATCGCTCGCTCTTTTGCGTTAACGATGAGGTTACTAGCCAATATGACAGCAGGACACGTTATGATCCTTGCGTTACTTGGGTTTATTTTTATGAGCGAAAGTTGGCTCATTGCACCTGTATCTGTTCTCAGTTCAGTGCTCATTTACTTTTTAGAACTACTTGTAGCATTTCTACAAGCGTTCATTTTCTCACTGCTCACAACCGTCTTCATCGGAACTGTGATGCATAGACATTAA
- the ilvB gene encoding biosynthetic-type acetolactate synthase large subunit has translation MWEEITVSQYIIQFLEAKGIQKIAGVPGGTILPLYECLAASNIHHILARHEQGAGFIAQGMARSSGEISAVFVSSGPGVANLITAIADAHRDSVPVLIFSGQVPLALKGTDAFQELDTESMVSSIVKKIYAIEDPTQIPIVLNEAYALAMEGKKGPVWIDLPKDIQMSRISISMETFSNEFSIQRHFSVETENSIEANSHSIHEFLKQWNEYLCQAKFPLLYIGGGAKKEYKRLRELVNQYQIPVVTTLMGLGIFEKEDPLYLGMMGMHGTIGANEALGVCDLLIAIGVRFDDRAIGNKDTFCPDAKIIHIDIDANEIGKIRKPNLSIKKDISDLIPFLLEDRLHNEFAYLKKSRNEPILNQIQTWKQIPESHPAKELILGLAEKIPNEDHFILTDVGQHQMWVAQYYPFSKPTQWITSGGQGTMGFGLPTSIGVSLSHPTHPVYCFTGDGSIMMNLQELATLREQNLNVKIILMNNEHLGLVKQQQDLFYGNVYSGSQFHFHPNFSMLCAAFGIPYLLWENDQNQDQDHLQTILAQNGPSFVEIKVPSEWGVYPFVPGGKSNQEYILELVKT, from the coding sequence ATGTGGGAAGAAATCACTGTTAGTCAATATATCATACAATTCTTAGAAGCGAAAGGAATCCAAAAGATTGCGGGGGTTCCTGGTGGAACGATTTTGCCACTATACGAATGTTTGGCGGCATCCAATATCCATCACATTCTAGCAAGGCATGAACAAGGTGCCGGTTTTATTGCGCAAGGTATGGCCAGAAGTTCAGGGGAAATCAGTGCTGTTTTTGTTTCCTCTGGACCTGGGGTTGCCAACTTGATCACGGCCATTGCTGACGCACATCGAGATTCGGTTCCCGTTTTGATCTTTTCAGGACAGGTTCCATTGGCATTAAAGGGAACAGATGCGTTCCAAGAATTGGACACTGAATCAATGGTATCCTCAATTGTGAAAAAAATTTATGCCATTGAAGATCCAACTCAAATCCCAATCGTTCTCAACGAAGCCTATGCACTCGCAATGGAAGGAAAAAAGGGTCCTGTTTGGATTGATTTGCCAAAAGACATCCAAATGAGCAGGATCTCCATTTCGATGGAGACTTTCTCAAATGAATTTTCAATTCAGAGACATTTTTCAGTTGAGACAGAGAATTCGATCGAAGCGAACTCTCATTCAATCCATGAATTTTTAAAACAATGGAACGAGTATTTATGCCAAGCAAAGTTTCCTTTACTCTATATTGGTGGAGGTGCCAAAAAAGAATACAAACGTTTGCGTGAACTCGTGAATCAGTATCAAATACCGGTTGTGACAACACTCATGGGTCTTGGGATATTTGAAAAAGAGGATCCCTTGTATTTAGGTATGATGGGAATGCATGGAACCATTGGTGCGAATGAAGCTCTTGGCGTATGTGATTTACTCATTGCGATTGGTGTTCGTTTTGATGACCGGGCAATTGGAAACAAAGATACATTTTGTCCGGATGCAAAAATCATTCATATCGATATCGATGCAAATGAAATTGGAAAAATTAGAAAACCAAATTTGAGTATCAAAAAGGATATCTCAGATTTGATTCCATTTTTACTTGAGGATCGACTTCACAATGAATTCGCTTACCTAAAAAAATCTAGGAATGAACCAATTTTGAACCAAATACAAACTTGGAAACAAATACCTGAATCACATCCTGCGAAGGAGTTAATCCTTGGATTGGCAGAAAAGATTCCCAATGAAGATCATTTTATCCTGACTGATGTGGGGCAACACCAAATGTGGGTAGCACAGTACTATCCATTTTCAAAACCAACACAATGGATCACTTCTGGTGGCCAGGGAACGATGGGTTTTGGATTGCCAACATCCATTGGTGTGTCTCTGTCCCATCCAACGCATCCAGTGTATTGTTTCACTGGTGATGGCTCAATTATGATGAATTTACAGGAGTTAGCGACACTCAGAGAACAAAATCTGAATGTAAAAATCATTCTAATGAATAATGAACACTTAGGATTAGTGAAGCAACAACAGGATTTGTTTTATGGGAATGTTTATTCTGGATCGCAGTTTCATTTTCATCCCAACTTTTCTATGTTATGTGCAGCGTTTGGGATTCCTTATTTGCTTTGGGAGAACGATCAAAATCAAGATCAAGATCACTTACAAACTATTTTAGCACAAAATGGTCCGAGCTTCGTTGAGATCAAAGTACCATCTGAATGGGGAGTGTATCCATTTGTTCCTGGTGGTAAGTCCAATCAGGAATATATTTTAGAATTGGTAAAAACGTAG
- a CDS encoding glutathione peroxidase, with product MAEEFYNIKVKRGSEEIPMEQFKDKVLLIVNTASQCGFTPQYKGLQETYDRWKGKGLEILAFPCNQFGEQEPGSDADIKLFCEKTFSTTFPIFSKLEVNGPNTDALYMHLKKNAPGIFGSLDIKWNFTKFLVDKNGKVVKRYAPITKPEAIEKDIEKLVQG from the coding sequence ATGGCGGAAGAATTTTACAATATTAAAGTGAAACGTGGATCGGAAGAGATTCCTATGGAACAATTTAAAGATAAGGTATTGTTGATTGTGAATACCGCAAGTCAGTGTGGCTTCACTCCACAATATAAAGGCCTGCAAGAAACTTATGATCGTTGGAAAGGCAAAGGTTTGGAAATTTTAGCTTTCCCTTGTAACCAGTTCGGAGAACAAGAACCTGGCTCCGATGCAGATATAAAATTGTTTTGTGAAAAAACATTTTCTACAACTTTCCCAATCTTTTCTAAGCTCGAAGTGAACGGTCCAAATACGGATGCACTTTATATGCATTTAAAAAAGAATGCACCAGGAATTTTTGGTTCTCTTGATATCAAATGGAATTTTACAAAGTTCTTAGTCGATAAAAATGGAAAGGTTGTTAAAAGATATGCACCGATTACAAAACCTGAAGCAATCGAGAAGGATATCGAAAAGCTTGTCCAAGGTTAA
- the atpG gene encoding ATP synthase F1 subunit gamma: MATPREIKKRINSVKNTRKITRTMEMVSTAKAKKATNKVNAAKPYADLTRELVSSLSSLASIIHSPYLRKPDKIRKVAILAIAANRGLCGGFNSNLLRMVKNRIEELKSKGVEVEVHAAGKKAISFFKFAKVELVTSYTNIDDKAGSKEANDLASYFMERFANESVDSVEIISTHYYSAANQKPETTTVLPLQMEETGSKGSSGPEVLYEPDPKTILENLLPMVIKTTFVKIILESVASEHIARRVAMKAATDAAGEMIKLLTRGYNRVRQAKITQEISEIVGGAEAIS; this comes from the coding sequence TTGGCGACACCGCGTGAGATAAAAAAGAGGATTAACTCGGTTAAAAACACGAGAAAAATCACTCGAACCATGGAGATGGTCTCCACGGCTAAGGCAAAAAAAGCCACTAACAAAGTGAATGCGGCAAAACCATATGCCGACCTTACACGAGAGTTGGTTTCTTCTTTGTCTAGCCTTGCTTCGATCATCCATAGCCCTTACTTAAGGAAGCCGGATAAAATCCGTAAAGTTGCTATCCTTGCTATCGCCGCAAACCGTGGGTTATGCGGTGGTTTTAACTCCAATTTACTTCGTATGGTCAAAAACCGTATTGAGGAGTTGAAGTCAAAAGGTGTGGAGGTGGAAGTCCACGCTGCAGGGAAAAAGGCGATCTCTTTCTTTAAATTCGCAAAAGTTGAATTGGTAACATCCTATACCAATATCGATGATAAAGCGGGAAGCAAAGAAGCAAACGACCTTGCATCTTATTTTATGGAACGTTTTGCAAATGAGTCGGTGGATTCAGTTGAAATCATCTCCACTCATTATTATTCCGCGGCAAACCAAAAACCTGAAACTACAACTGTCCTCCCATTACAAATGGAAGAAACAGGATCGAAAGGTTCTTCTGGGCCGGAAGTATTATACGAACCAGATCCAAAAACCATCTTAGAAAACTTGTTACCAATGGTGATCAAAACTACTTTTGTGAAAATCATCTTGGAATCAGTCGCTTCCGAACACATTGCACGTAGAGTGGCGATGAAAGCGGCGACTGATGCAGCTGGTGAAATGATCAAACTTCTGACTCGCGGATACAACCGAGTTCGTCAGGCAAAAATTACGCAGGAAATTTCAGAAATCGTAGGGGGAGCGGAAGCCATCTCCTAA